GATTTGGGTGGATTATTTGTTCCGGACGATAATGGCAATCAAATTCCTCTCAATGAATTGGTCGACTTTATTGAAACGGAATCACCTATGCTCATTTCAAGAGAAGATGCGCGCCGGAGAATTAATATTGGTGTAAATGTGCGAAATCGAGATGTGGCATCGTTGGTGAAAGAAATAGAAGAGAAAATTCATGCACAGGTAAAATTGCCTTCGGGGTATTCATTGAAGTTTGGCGGACAATTCGAAAATCTTGAAAAAGCAAAAGCACGATTACTGATTGCAGTTCCCGTAGCATTAGCTATGATTTTTATCCTGCTGTATTTTGCATTCGGATCGTTTAAATACGCAACCCTGATTTATTCTGCAGTTCCACTTTCTGCCATTGGCGGTGTGTTTGCGTTATGGTTACGAGACATGCCATTTAGTATTTCGGCGGGAGTAGGATTTATCGCTTTGTTCGGTGTTGCCGTGTTGAATGGAATTGTACTGATTTCGTTTTTTAATCAACTAAAAGAAGAAGGAGAAATGGATATTAAATCTTTAATTCTTTTCGGAGGAAATACACGGATGCGTCCCGTAATTATGACCGCCGCTGTGGCTTCGTTGGGCTTTTTACCTATGGCCATTTCAAATTCCAATGGAGCAGAAGTGCAGAAACCATTGGCCACTGTAGTGATTGGCGGATTAATTACAGCAACATTTTTAACCCTCATTGTTTTACCTGTATTGTATTATATGGTTGAGCGAAAAAACTACCCTAAAAAAGCACAAATTGGGGTATTAGCTTTATTGCTTTTACCATTTGCATCCAATGCACAGGGTGATATGTTAAGCATCGATGAAGTGCGCAATTCGGTTATTCAAAATCATCCGCAATTAAAAAATGCACAACTGGGAATTAAACTGGAAGAAGCTTCCCGGGCCGGAGTTTATAAATTAAATCCTGTAGATATCGTATTGCAACATGGTCAGATTAACTATTCCGAACGCGACTATTATTTAGAAGCCAATCAAAACCTTGGGAATTTCGTTTCATGGTTTAAACTAGATGCGGTAACACGACAAAAAATTCTGTTGGCTAAATCGCAGGAAGAATTATTGCGAAGAGAATTATTGTATAAAGCGTCAGCAGCCTATACCGACTGGAAGTTTTCATATTATGAAGCCCAACTGTTCGATTCACTCGAAACCATGTATAAAGGCATTCACGAACGTATGCAGAAGAGAGTTAAAAGTGGAGAGTCGGATGGATTGGAAATGACTTTCTTTTCTGTCCGCTACACCACGTTGAAGAATGAAAAAGCGGCTGCTTTATCGCGCTTAAATGATGCATGGTCGCAATTGTGTTTATCCGCCTGGCTGAAAACTGAAAACAGAAGTCCTGAACTCTTGCAATGGATTATTGCATTAAAAGAAAAAGGAAATGTATCTCCTGTTTTAATGAACACCATGAATGCAACTGCCGAATTAAGTAAAATAGAAACTTCTTACGCACGCAGTTTTTATGCTCCCGAATACATGGTTGGATATTTTAATCAGTCGCTCGAAAAGGTAACCGGTTATTGGGGATTCCGTGCCGGTATTTCTATTCCTTTATGGGCATGGTCCACTAAATCCTCGGTGAACCAGGCTAAAATTAAAGAAGAGATCATCATGAATGAAATCGAAATACGTCAGCAGGAATTATCTTTTCAACTCGAGGCTTTGTTTAAACGTTATGATGTGTTAACCGGAACGCTAAACGGACAAGGCTCGGATTATATTCAAAACCTGGAAGGATTAAAACAAAAAAGTCTGTTGCAATATGTATCCGGCCAAAGCGATTTTTTATCCTTCGCACAAATTATGGACACTTATCTCAATGCCCGGATTGCACGCATGGAAATGCAGCGTGAATTCGAACAAGTGATTCATCAAATTGATTTTTTAACTTCTAGCAATTAACGCCATGAAAAAATATATTTTATATGTTTTGTTTCCCATCGCCATCGCATCATGTGGAACAAAATCTGAAACTGAAAACAATTCCGAAAGCGCTCCAACCGCCACTGTTTTTACATTGAGCGATGAGCAAATGAAAAAGAACGGAATTGAAACCGGTCATTTGCAAAAAAAGGAAATGTCGGGCTTTATCAATTGCACAGGTTCTGTGGAAGTACCGCCCCAAAATGTTGCGAGTATTCACACCCCTGTTAAAGGATTTATCCGTAGCATCAATGCAATTCAGGGCGATCATTTGCACAAAGGCGATGTTATTGCAAGCATCGATCATCCGGAGTTTGCACGTATGCAGCGTGATTTACTGGAAAGCAATGCGCGATTAGGTTTTTTGGAAAAAGAATTTGAGCGAAAAAAGGAGTTATTATCCGGCGATGCGGTTTCTAAGCGTGAATTTGAAATGGCAGAAAGCGAATTGAAATCGGAGCAAGCGCGTTTCGAAGGATTAAAATCAGAATTGCTTCTGTCTGGATTTTCCGTAGATAAAATTATTTCCAGCGGTGTAATTCAGCGCAATATTGCCATTGTATCACCTTTTAATGGTTTTGTTTCTAAATTGAATGTCAACATCGGTAAACTGGTGAATCCCGAAGATTTAATTGCGGAGGTCATTAATACCGATCACCTGCATCTCGAAATTCATGTTTATGCCAAAGATGTTGCCATGGTGCAGGAGGGACAATTAATTCAGTTTACATTACCGGGATCCGATTCCATTCACCGCGCAAAAGTGTATCTGGTAGGTAAAGCCATTAATCCGGAAAACAATACCGTAATGGTGCATGCCCATTTTGAGGATGAATCGAAATATACTGCGGGGACATTTATTAACGGACAAATTTTAACCGGTTCAAGAGAAGTGAATTCCATTTCACTGCAGGGATTGATCAAAGAAGGTGAAAACTGGTTTGTATTTGTAAAAACCGATAAAGGTTTCGTTAAATCAAAAGCAGAAATCGGATATAAAGATAACACCCAGGCAGAAATCATATCCATTGAAGGATTTACACCGGATGTTGAATTGGTGACCAAAGGTGCGTATTATTTGCAGGGAGCCGCAGAAGAATAAAAAATATTAAAACGGGAAGTGATTATTCATTTCCCGTTTTTTTAAAACTCTGATTATAAAAATCAGTTTTTTCGGGTACGGTAATAAGGATGTATTCGTGTCCCATGGTTTTGTGACAATTATTGCAGGACTCTGTGAGAACCCGGAACGATGAATTAAAATCAAAATCCTTTAGTTTTAATTCGGTCTGGAATTTACTCAATGCACTCAGGCCGTAATTTTTCATCATATCCGAAATACTGATGCTGTCTTCATATACTTTCGCATCTTTAATGGCCAACATTTCCTCTTCCATTTCGTGCAGGTAAAATTCCATCAGCGGACGATTATCATATTTTCCCGCCGCATGAAGTTTATAATGGTATTGCTGGAGTCGTACCATGTTATGTACGATTTCTATTTTTTCCCCTTCATTTTCCTGATTGTTTTTTTCCAT
The sequence above is drawn from the Flavobacteriales bacterium genome and encodes:
- a CDS encoding efflux RND transporter periplasmic adaptor subunit; amino-acid sequence: MKKYILYVLFPIAIASCGTKSETENNSESAPTATVFTLSDEQMKKNGIETGHLQKKEMSGFINCTGSVEVPPQNVASIHTPVKGFIRSINAIQGDHLHKGDVIASIDHPEFARMQRDLLESNARLGFLEKEFERKKELLSGDAVSKREFEMAESELKSEQARFEGLKSELLLSGFSVDKIISSGVIQRNIAIVSPFNGFVSKLNVNIGKLVNPEDLIAEVINTDHLHLEIHVYAKDVAMVQEGQLIQFTLPGSDSIHRAKVYLVGKAINPENNTVMVHAHFEDESKYTAGTFINGQILTGSREVNSISLQGLIKEGENWFVFVKTDKGFVKSKAEIGYKDNTQAEIISIEGFTPDVELVTKGAYYLQGAAEE
- a CDS encoding efflux RND transporter permease subunit is translated as DLGGLFVPDDNGNQIPLNELVDFIETESPMLISREDARRRINIGVNVRNRDVASLVKEIEEKIHAQVKLPSGYSLKFGGQFENLEKAKARLLIAVPVALAMIFILLYFAFGSFKYATLIYSAVPLSAIGGVFALWLRDMPFSISAGVGFIALFGVAVLNGIVLISFFNQLKEEGEMDIKSLILFGGNTRMRPVIMTAAVASLGFLPMAISNSNGAEVQKPLATVVIGGLITATFLTLIVLPVLYYMVERKNYPKKAQIGVLALLLLPFASNAQGDMLSIDEVRNSVIQNHPQLKNAQLGIKLEEASRAGVYKLNPVDIVLQHGQINYSERDYYLEANQNLGNFVSWFKLDAVTRQKILLAKSQEELLRRELLYKASAAYTDWKFSYYEAQLFDSLETMYKGIHERMQKRVKSGESDGLEMTFFSVRYTTLKNEKAAALSRLNDAWSQLCLSAWLKTENRSPELLQWIIALKEKGNVSPVLMNTMNATAELSKIETSYARSFYAPEYMVGYFNQSLEKVTGYWGFRAGISIPLWAWSTKSSVNQAKIKEEIIMNEIEIRQQELSFQLEALFKRYDVLTGTLNGQGSDYIQNLEGLKQKSLLQYVSGQSDFLSFAQIMDTYLNARIARMEMQREFEQVIHQIDFLTSSN